The Methylocystis echinoides genome includes a region encoding these proteins:
- a CDS encoding NADH-quinone oxidoreductase subunit B family protein, translated as MQKFLFQGLFRGALTEPPPLPDDAMLAELGRALEKTARERLGRSLSIREVDAGSCNGCELEIHALSNAYYDLERFGLRFVASPRHADVLMVTGPVTKNMREALERTLAATPDPKWVVAVGDCALNGGVFAGSYACVGAVSDVAPVDLHIPGCPPDPVALLKGLIALLDVAA; from the coding sequence ATGCAGAAATTCCTCTTCCAGGGCCTGTTCCGCGGCGCTCTGACGGAGCCTCCGCCGCTGCCCGACGACGCGATGCTCGCCGAACTCGGCCGCGCGCTCGAGAAGACCGCGCGCGAGCGGCTCGGCCGCAGCCTGTCGATCCGCGAGGTCGACGCCGGCTCCTGCAACGGCTGCGAGCTCGAGATTCACGCCCTGAGCAACGCCTATTACGACCTCGAGCGCTTCGGCCTGCGCTTCGTCGCGTCGCCCCGGCACGCCGACGTGCTGATGGTGACGGGCCCGGTGACGAAGAACATGCGCGAGGCGCTCGAGCGCACCTTAGCCGCCACGCCCGATCCCAAATGGGTCGTGGCGGTGGGCGACTGCGCCTTGAACGGCGGCGTCTTCGCCGGAAGCTACGCCTGCGTCGGCGCCGTCTCGGACGTCGCGCCCGTCGATCTTCATATCCCCGGCTGTCCCCCCGATCCCGTCGCTTTGCTCAAAGGCCTCATCGCCTTGCTCGACGTCGCCGCCTGA
- a CDS encoding cytochrome c oxidase assembly protein, with product MRAQHSVAAAAPARRLPAADEICAGLVVAVAAPLIQVGLAANPRVFHMAAHIYVMNALAPLLAVAAFRVGLAAGPAWRGALALATAVQIMLLYLWHAPSLASARLHMSAAPALMQLTLLLAATMFWGAILAANPWRSVAALAITGKLYCLLGVLLLFAPRVLGAAHGAPEAALADQRAAGLLMLAICPLSYVLTGVAISTREVMRA from the coding sequence ATGCGCGCGCAACACAGCGTAGCGGCCGCCGCGCCGGCGAGGCGGCTGCCGGCGGCGGATGAAATCTGCGCGGGGCTCGTCGTCGCCGTCGCGGCGCCGCTCATCCAGGTCGGGCTCGCCGCCAATCCGCGCGTCTTTCACATGGCGGCGCATATCTACGTCATGAACGCGCTGGCGCCGCTGCTCGCGGTGGCGGCGTTTCGCGTCGGCCTCGCCGCCGGCCCCGCCTGGCGCGGCGCGCTGGCGCTCGCGACGGCGGTGCAAATCATGCTGCTCTATCTCTGGCATGCGCCGAGCTTGGCGTCGGCGCGCCTGCACATGAGCGCGGCGCCGGCGCTGATGCAGCTGACGCTCCTTCTCGCCGCGACGATGTTCTGGGGCGCGATCCTCGCCGCCAATCCCTGGCGCAGCGTCGCGGCGCTCGCCATCACCGGAAAGCTTTACTGCCTGCTCGGCGTCCTGCTCCTGTTCGCGCCGCGCGTTCTCGGCGCCGCGCATGGCGCGCCGGAGGCGGCGCTCGCCGATCAGCGCGCCGCCGGCCTGCTCATGCTCGCCATCTGTCCGTTGAGCTACGTCCTGACCGGCGTCGCCATTTCCACTCGCGAAGTCATGCGCGCTTGA
- a CDS encoding c-type cytochrome — translation MRARLSLPLLSLPLAGCADMQSALSPQGPQAERLAALFWAMTSASAAILVIVVVFIGLALFGPARLRETLSADAMVVAGGVIFPVVTLSALLIANFALFGRGAEARMGEEPIRVSVVGERWWWRVAYRLPDGGGFETANEVRVPVGRTIELTLTSADVIHSFWAPRLAGKLDMFPGRQTTLRFAADRAGVSRGQCAEYCGGAHAMMAFNVVAMAPADYAQWLRGQAAPAPAGDARARAGRDMFLSSGCGACHTIRGATAAAALGPDLTHVGGRLSIGGGVLPADRASIAAWIVDNQHIKPGNQMPAFDTLGADRVAAISAYLAGLR, via the coding sequence ATGCGAGCCCGCCTCTCCCTCCCGCTGTTGTCGCTCCCGCTCGCGGGATGCGCCGACATGCAGTCGGCGCTGTCGCCGCAGGGACCGCAGGCCGAAAGGCTGGCGGCGCTGTTCTGGGCGATGACGAGCGCGAGCGCGGCGATCCTCGTCATTGTCGTGGTCTTCATTGGTCTCGCTCTCTTCGGGCCGGCGCGGCTGCGCGAAACTCTGTCCGCCGACGCCATGGTGGTCGCGGGCGGCGTGATCTTTCCGGTCGTCACGCTCAGCGCTTTGCTCATCGCCAATTTCGCGCTTTTCGGCAGGGGCGCGGAGGCGCGCATGGGCGAGGAGCCGATACGCGTCTCGGTCGTTGGCGAACGCTGGTGGTGGCGCGTCGCCTATCGTCTGCCGGACGGCGGCGGGTTCGAAACCGCCAATGAGGTGAGAGTCCCGGTGGGACGCACGATCGAACTCACCTTGACGAGCGCCGACGTCATTCACAGCTTCTGGGCGCCGCGGCTCGCGGGCAAGCTCGACATGTTTCCCGGCCGCCAGACGACCTTGCGGTTCGCGGCCGACAGGGCTGGCGTGAGCAGAGGCCAATGCGCCGAATATTGCGGCGGCGCGCACGCCATGATGGCGTTCAACGTCGTCGCCATGGCGCCGGCCGACTACGCGCAGTGGCTGCGCGGCCAGGCCGCGCCCGCGCCCGCGGGCGACGCGCGCGCCCGCGCCGGGCGCGACATGTTCCTGTCGTCCGGCTGCGGCGCCTGTCATACGATCCGCGGCGCGACCGCGGCCGCCGCGCTCGGGCCCGACCTCACGCATGTCGGCGGCCGGCTGTCGATCGGCGGCGGGGTTCTTCCCGCCGATCGGGCGTCGATCGCCGCATGGATCGTCGACAATCAGCACATCAAGCCCGGCAATCAGATGCCGGCTTTCGACACGCTCGGCGCCGATCGGGTCGCCGCCATCTCGGCCTATCTGGCGGGGCTGCGTTAG
- the ctaD gene encoding cytochrome c oxidase subunit I, whose translation MNDDAKRAPAPPSRTAPPNETPRPEAELAALTRAWALPRGWRRLSEINNSVVGIVYIGAAFLFFLLAGVLALMMRVQLAQGDNRFIGQELYNQIFTMHGTTMMFLFAVPAMEALGVLLLPQMLAARDLPFPRLSAYAVWAYVIGGLVFFSTIFYDLAPDGGWFMYPPLTLREFSPGDNADFWLLGIGFIEISAIAGAIEIIVGVLRTRPPGMTLDKLPIFAWSMLIFAGMIVFAFPAIILATLLLEIERAFGWPFFSAARGGDPLLWQHLFWFFGHPEVYIIFLPAAGLVSMIAPTMAQRPLAGYRLIVIALIATGFFSFGLWVHHMFATGIPALSLGFFSAASMAVAVPSGIQVFSWIATIASGNRRFIASTPSLFIIGLLVIFTIGGLTGVMVAVVPFDFQAHDTYFVIAHLHYVLVGGMVFPLFAAFYYWEPLFGRGRLSERLGRIVFSLMFVGFNVAFFPMHIAGLMGMPRRVWTYASDRGWDTLNMISTVGAFVFAAGVALFLIDLLIEFRSEREIRQHKANPWNAGTLEWAPSDLYSVRSIPFVRDRYPLWENPGLAKEIEAGAWWLPGTATGRRETIVTAPLDGEPEYLLEMPGPGWAHVFAAIFTAAFFLLLTVKAVTLALICGVLAILSTLVWCWQLDPPPGKKRADIGGGVTLSTYVSGPQSHSWWAMIVLIFVAASLYLTYVFSYLYLWTVNPSVWPAPGGPQPPTLDWPAAAGALLVIGSALFVAADRLLPPPGGASATPLFLVAGAACLVAGVGAELFGHWQAGLRPWETSYGALVYVGGLLTGQLALVVFIMAGFVVARYATGQLDARRRVTFESTALFAYYTSAQGLLGLLLLHGFPRLLE comes from the coding sequence ATGAACGACGACGCCAAGCGGGCGCCGGCGCCCCCAAGCCGGACGGCTCCTCCCAATGAGACGCCGCGCCCCGAAGCCGAACTGGCGGCGCTGACGCGCGCCTGGGCGCTGCCGCGCGGCTGGCGCAGACTGAGCGAGATCAACAACAGCGTCGTCGGGATCGTCTATATCGGCGCGGCCTTTCTCTTCTTCCTCCTCGCCGGCGTCCTCGCCCTGATGATGCGCGTGCAGCTCGCGCAGGGCGACAACCGTTTCATCGGCCAGGAGCTTTATAACCAGATCTTCACGATGCACGGCACGACGATGATGTTTCTCTTCGCCGTGCCGGCGATGGAGGCGCTCGGCGTCCTGCTCCTGCCGCAAATGCTCGCGGCCCGCGACCTGCCCTTCCCGCGGCTCTCCGCCTATGCGGTCTGGGCTTATGTGATCGGCGGCCTCGTCTTCTTTTCGACGATCTTCTACGACCTCGCGCCGGATGGCGGATGGTTCATGTATCCGCCGCTGACGCTGCGGGAATTTTCGCCGGGCGACAATGCGGACTTCTGGCTGCTCGGCATCGGCTTCATCGAAATCTCGGCGATCGCCGGCGCCATCGAGATCATCGTCGGCGTCTTGCGGACGCGCCCGCCGGGCATGACGCTCGACAAGCTGCCGATCTTCGCCTGGTCCATGCTGATTTTCGCCGGGATGATCGTCTTCGCCTTTCCGGCGATCATTCTGGCGACCCTGCTGCTCGAAATCGAACGCGCCTTCGGCTGGCCGTTCTTCTCGGCGGCGCGCGGCGGCGATCCGCTGTTGTGGCAGCATCTCTTCTGGTTCTTCGGCCATCCCGAGGTCTACATCATCTTCCTGCCGGCGGCGGGGCTCGTGTCGATGATCGCGCCGACCATGGCGCAACGCCCGCTCGCCGGCTACCGTCTCATCGTCATTGCGCTCATCGCCACGGGCTTCTTCAGCTTCGGCCTCTGGGTGCATCACATGTTTGCAACCGGAATTCCGGCGCTCAGTCTCGGATTTTTCTCCGCGGCCAGCATGGCGGTCGCCGTGCCCTCCGGCATCCAGGTCTTTTCCTGGATCGCGACGATCGCCTCGGGAAATCGCCGCTTCATCGCCTCGACGCCGTCGCTCTTCATCATCGGGCTGCTCGTCATCTTCACGATCGGCGGCCTCACCGGGGTGATGGTCGCCGTCGTGCCGTTCGACTTTCAGGCGCACGACACCTATTTCGTCATCGCGCATCTTCACTATGTGCTGGTCGGCGGCATGGTCTTTCCGCTGTTTGCCGCCTTCTACTATTGGGAGCCGCTGTTCGGCCGCGGCCGTCTTTCGGAGCGGCTGGGCCGGATTGTGTTCTCGCTCATGTTCGTGGGCTTCAACGTCGCCTTCTTTCCCATGCACATCGCGGGGCTGATGGGCATGCCGCGGCGCGTGTGGACCTATGCGTCCGACAGAGGCTGGGATACGCTCAATATGATCTCGACCGTCGGCGCTTTCGTCTTCGCGGCGGGCGTGGCGCTTTTCCTCATCGATCTCCTCATCGAGTTCAGAAGCGAGCGGGAGATCCGTCAGCACAAGGCCAATCCCTGGAACGCCGGCACGCTCGAATGGGCGCCGAGCGACCTTTATTCCGTGCGCAGCATCCCCTTCGTGCGCGACCGCTATCCCCTGTGGGAGAATCCCGGTCTCGCCAAGGAGATCGAGGCGGGCGCCTGGTGGCTGCCGGGCACGGCGACGGGACGGCGCGAAACGATCGTCACCGCGCCGCTCGACGGGGAGCCCGAGTATCTTCTGGAAATGCCGGGGCCGGGATGGGCGCATGTGTTCGCGGCGATCTTCACGGCGGCGTTTTTTCTGCTGCTCACGGTGAAGGCGGTGACGCTGGCGCTGATCTGCGGCGTTCTCGCCATCCTCTCCACGCTCGTCTGGTGCTGGCAGCTCGATCCGCCGCCCGGGAAGAAACGCGCCGACATCGGCGGCGGCGTGACGCTCTCGACCTATGTGTCCGGGCCGCAGTCGCATTCGTGGTGGGCGATGATCGTGCTGATCTTCGTCGCCGCCTCGCTCTATCTCACTTATGTCTTCTCCTATCTCTATCTCTGGACCGTGAACCCCTCGGTCTGGCCCGCGCCCGGCGGGCCGCAGCCGCCCACGCTCGACTGGCCGGCGGCGGCGGGCGCGCTGCTCGTCATCGGCTCCGCTCTTTTCGTCGCCGCCGACCGTCTGCTGCCGCCGCCGGGCGGCGCCAGCGCGACGCCGCTGTTTCTCGTCGCGGGCGCCGCCTGTCTCGTCGCCGGCGTGGGAGCGGAGCTTTTCGGGCATTGGCAGGCGGGGCTTCGCCCCTGGGAGACGTCCTACGGCGCGCTCGTCTATGTCGGGGGCCTGCTCACAGGGCAACTCGCGCTCGTCGTCTTCATCATGGCCGGCTTCGTCGTGGCGCGCTATGCGACGGGTCAGCTCGACGCCCGGCGCCGCGTGACCTTCGAAAGCACGGCGCTCTTCGCCTATTACACGTCGGCGCAGGGCCTTCTGGGGCTTCTCCTGCTGCATGGCTTCCCACGGCTGCTGGAGTGA